A region of Sugiyamaella lignohabitans strain CBS 10342 chromosome A, complete sequence DNA encodes the following proteins:
- the ERT1 gene encoding Ert1p (Transcriptional regulator of nonfermentable carbon utilization; GFP-fusion protein localizes to cytoplasm, nucleus; null mutation affects periodicity of transcriptional and metabolic oscillation; plays role in restricting Ty1 transposition; GO_component: GO:0005737 - cytoplasm [Evidence IEA,IEA]; GO_component: GO:0005737 - cytoplasm [Evidence IDA] [PMID 14562095]; GO_component: GO:0005634 - nucleus [Evidence IEA,IEA,IEA]; GO_component: GO:0005634 - nucleus [Evidence IDA] [PMID 14562095]; GO_function: GO:0003677 - DNA binding [Evidence IEA]; GO_function: GO:0046872 - metal ion binding [Evidence IEA]; GO_function: GO:0043565 - sequence-specific DNA binding [Evidence IDA] [PMID 19111667]; GO_function: GO:0043565 - sequence-specific DNA binding [Evidence IDA] [PMID 19158363]; GO_function: GO:0000981 - sequence-specific DNA binding RNA polymerase II transcription factor activity [Evidence IEA]; GO_function: GO:0004871 - signal transducer activity [Evidence IEA]; GO_function: GO:0008270 - zinc ion binding [Evidence IEA]; GO_process: GO:0008150 - biological_process [Evidence ND]; GO_process: GO:0006094 - gluconeogenesis [Evidence IEA]; GO_process: GO:0006357 - regulation of transcription from RNA polymerase II promoter [Evidence IEA]; GO_process: GO:0006355 - regulation of transcription, DNA-templated [Evidence IEA,IEA]; GO_process: GO:0007165 - signal transduction [Evidence IEA]; GO_process: GO:0006366 - transcription from RNA polymerase II promoter [Evidence IEA]; GO_process: GO:0006351 - transcription, DNA-templated [Evidence IEA]): protein MMTTSSTISEFNVGSTDSRGFGSSGGAGGARSSSVGSADGRGVGGGGLFGHGRLSTGSTSMGKSMSNSSMDVSGLQTPRHANSVSGATGSGHQELMRPPPPSSRPLNLFATSTSPTSSTNASTHTNHNNTTPGLQFTSQHSQRGLFPDSTVSSSLAPQSHSQQRRRTFESTATTQEYSVLSSILHGNSSHTATNIALSDVPSTSSPAFSDDSQRTDNSTYFHPNYLNQFSLGNSPRHNFSEILASVDMTQQQANDWLNDTPKPPPISFTIADSIDNMMDPELRLFEEQFSTVAPGANGETPTATGTGDTTTGTPAPPTPVISATDTTSLSLAGTGSENQPRYTTSSRMNNRLGGFSNTGSWQPLKKPADIYRNVRQPFPYTPGFHSLIKYLKSRFDKPQLIQMAKCMARYRPSFIACTNSLDEDDLVFMEQCFQRTLLEYEKYISFSGTPTAVWRRTGQIAAVGKEFCILTGWSRQQLLDRDGSGTGGMFIVEVMQDESVLEYFQMFSDIAFGDSRGAMMSECSLLTPNGKTIRTTSMWTLKRDVFGIPMMIIGNFLPILS, encoded by the coding sequence ATGATGACGACGTCGTCGACTATTTCCGAGTTTAATGTGGGTAGTACTGATAGTAGAGGGTTTGGTAGTAGTGGAGGTGCTGGAGGTGCAAGAAGTAGTAGTGTTGGAAGTGCTGATGGAAGAGgtgttggaggtggtggtttgtttggACATGGAAGACTGTCAACTGGTAGTACTAGTATGGGTAAATCGATGAGTAATAGCAGTATGGATGTTAGTGGATTACAGACTCCACGACATGCGAATTCAGTGTCTGGTGCGACGGGATCAGGTCATCAGGAACTGATGAGACCGCCTCCTCCGTCGTCGCGACCGTTGAACCTGTTTGCAACATCCACTTCACCGACTTCCAGTACAAATGCCAGTACACATACCAACCATAACAATACTACTCCGGGATTACAATTCACATCCCAACATTCTCAAAGAGGATTGTTTCCCGATTCTACGGTGTCTTCGTCACTGGCTCCACAGAGTCATAGTCAACAGCGACGAAGAACGTTTgaatcaacagcaaccacTCAAGAATATAGTGTTCTGAGCAGTATTCTTCATGGAAATTCCAGCCACACCGCTACTAATATCGCGTTGTCAGATGTCCCGTCGACGTCGAGCCCGGCGTTCAGCGACGATTCGCAGCGAACAGACAACTCGACCTACTTTCATCCAAACTATCTGAACCAGTTCTCACTAGGAAACAGTCCGAGACATAACTTTTCTGAGATTCTCGCTTCGGTAGATATGACACAACAACAAGCTAATGATTGGCTGAATGATACTCCAAAACCACCACCCATATCGTTTACAATTGCCGATAGTATTGATAACATGATGGATCCAGAACTGAGACTGTTTGAAGAGCAGTTTTCTACTGTTGCACCAGGAGCAAATGGTGAGACACCAACTGCAACTGGTACCGGTGACACAACTACCGGCACACCCGCACCTCCAACCCCCGTAATTTCCGCTACGGACACCACCAGCTTATCACTGGCAGGTACTGGGTCTGAGAACCAACCACGATataccaccagcagtcGAATGAACAATCGACTGGGCGGGTTCTCCAACACTGGCAGTTGGCAACCATTAAAAAAGCCCGCTGATATTTATCGTAACGTGCGACAGCCGTTTCCATACACCCCCGGATTTCATTCTCTGATCAAGTATTTGAAGTCACGGTTCGACAAACCGCAACTGATTCAAATGGCCAAATGCATGGCCAGATACCGACCGTCGTTTATTGCCTGTACGAACTCATTAGACGAAGACGATCTAGTGTTTATGGAGCAATGTTTTCAACGAACGCTGTTAGAATACGAAAAGTACATCTCTTTCTCAGGGACTCCTACCGCCGTCTGGCGACGAACTGGACAAATAGCAGCTGTCGGCAAAGAATTTTGTATTCTGACCGGATGGTCACGTCAACAACTGCTGGACCGCGACGGGTCTGGTACCGGCGGTATGTTCATCGTCGAGGTGATGCAAGACGAGTCGGTGCTCGAGTACTTCCAAATGTTCAGCGACATCGCGTTCGGCGACTCCCGCGGAGCCATGATGTCAGAATGCTCACTCCTCACACCCAACGGCAAAACCATCCGCACCACGTCCATGTGGACACTCAAAAGAGATGTGTTTGGCATTCCCATGATGATTATTGGGAACTTCCTGCCCATCTTATCATGA
- the ACT1 gene encoding actin (Actin; structural protein involved in cell polarization, endocytosis, and other cytoskeletal functions; GO_component: GO:0031011 - Ino80 complex [Evidence IPI] [PMID 10952318]; GO_component: GO:0031011 - Ino80 complex [Evidence IPI] [PMID 24034245]; GO_component: GO:0035267 - NuA4 histone acetyltransferase complex [Evidence IDA] [PMID 10911987]; GO_component: GO:0035267 - NuA4 histone acetyltransferase complex [Evidence IPI] [PMID 15485911]; GO_component: GO:0000812 - Swr1 complex [Evidence IDA] [PMID 14645854]; GO_component: GO:0000812 - Swr1 complex [Evidence IDA] [PMID 14690608]; GO_component: GO:0000812 - Swr1 complex [Evidence IDA] [PMID 16299513]; GO_component: GO:0030479 - actin cortical patch [Evidence IDA] [PMID 3967297]; GO_component: GO:0030479 - actin cortical patch [Evidence IDA] [PMID 6365930]; GO_component: GO:0030479 - actin cortical patch [Evidence IDA] [PMID 8163554]; GO_component: GO:0005884 - actin filament [Evidence IDA] [PMID 6217414]; GO_component: GO:0032432 - actin filament bundle [Evidence IDA] [PMID 3967297]; GO_component: GO:0032432 - actin filament bundle [Evidence IDA] [PMID 6365930]; GO_component: GO:0032432 - actin filament bundle [Evidence IDA] [PMID 8163554]; GO_component: GO:0000142 - cellular bud neck contractile ring [Evidence IDA] [PMID 3967297]; GO_component: GO:0000142 - cellular bud neck contractile ring [Evidence IDA] [PMID 8163554]; GO_component: GO:0005737 - cytoplasm [Evidence IEA]; GO_component: GO:0005856 - cytoskeleton [Evidence IEA,IEA]; GO_function: GO:0005524 - ATP binding [Evidence IEA]; GO_function: GO:0004402 - histone acetyltransferase activity [Evidence IDA] [PMID 10911987]; GO_function: GO:0000166 - nucleotide binding [Evidence IEA]; GO_function: GO:0005200 - structural constituent of cytoskeleton [Evidence IDA] [PMID 6217414]; GO_process: GO:0006281 - DNA repair [Evidence IDA] [PMID 16135807]; GO_process: GO:0000916 - actomyosin contractile ring contraction [Evidence IDA,IMP] [PMID 9732290]; GO_process: GO:0030476 - ascospore wall assembly [Evidence IDA] [PMID 17118118]; GO_process: GO:0007119 - budding cell isotropic bud growth [Evidence TAS] [PMID 10652251]; GO_process: GO:0034599 - cellular response to oxidative stress [Evidence IGI] [PMID 17287397]; GO_process: GO:0001300 - chronological cell aging [Evidence IMP] [PMID 15024029]; GO_process: GO:0006897 - endocytosis [Evidence IMP] [PMID 8590801]; GO_process: GO:0030010 - establishment of cell polarity [Evidence IGI] [PMID 9864365]; GO_process: GO:0000132 - establishment of mitotic spindle orientation [Evidence TAS] [PMID 10652251]; GO_process: GO:0006887 - exocytosis [Evidence TAS] [PMID 10652251]; GO_process: GO:0031505 - fungal-type cell wall organization [Evidence TAS] [PMID 10652251]; GO_process: GO:0016573 - histone acetylation [Evidence IDA] [PMID 10911987]; GO_process: GO:0000001 - mitochondrion inheritance [Evidence TAS] [PMID 10652251]; GO_process: GO:0009306 - protein secretion [Evidence IGI,IMP] [PMID 10793147]; GO_process: GO:0000011 - vacuole inheritance [Evidence IGI,IMP] [PMID 8978821]; GO_process: GO:0030050 - vesicle transport along actin filament [Evidence TAS] [PMID 10652251]), with translation MAGALEGDEFIGSSCQNYRGLLKIHYPLEHGVVTDWDDMERIWQYVYTDELKILSEEHPILLTEAPLNPRSNRDQAAQVFFETFNVPALYLSIQAVLALYASGKTTGLVLDSGDGVTHSVPVYGGFSIPTAIQRIDIAGRDVTEYLQLLLRKSGSVLYTSAEKEIVRNIKENHCYIALDPRREEKEWSALDSHVLSAGSGLGATGSVPGEIYRLPDGKEIKLGAERFRAAELLFSPHIIGSEYNGVHQIITDSINRTDLDLRSGLYESIVLSGGSTLTKGFGNRLLAELKHMASKNTKIKIYAPPERKYSTWIGGSILASLSTFKKMWVTADEWQENPDIIHTKCM, from the coding sequence ATGGCCGGAGCTCTTGAAGGAGATGAGTTTATTGGCAGTTCATGCCAGAATTATCGTGGGTTGTTGAAGATTCATTATCCGCTGGAACACGGAGTCGTCACCGACTGGGACGATATGGAGAGGATATGGCAGTATGTGTACACAGACGAGCTGAAGATTTTAAGTGAAGAGCATCCGATTCTGCTGACCGAGGCGCCATTGAACCCGCGGTCTAATCGAGATCAAGCTGCACAGGTTTTTTTCGAGACTTTTAATGTTCCAGCACTGTATTTATCGATCCAGGCAGTACTGGCTCTGTATGCGTCTGGCAAAACTACCGGGTTAGTTCTTGATTCGGGCGATGGAGTAACTCATTCCGTGCCTGTATATGGTGGATTCTCGATTCCAACTGCCATTCAACGAATCGATATTGCCGGAAGAGATGTCACTGAGTACCTACAACTGCTACTACGCAAGTCCGGGTCGGTATTATACACCTCGGCAGAAAAGGAGATTGTGCGAAATATCAAGGAGAATCACTGCTATATTGCATTAGATCCTCGTcgagaagagaaagaatgGTCTGCTCTGGATAGTCATGTTTTAAGTGCAGGATCTGGATTAGGAGCTACAGGATCTGTTCCTGGCGAAATATATCGATTGCCCGATGGCAAAGAAATTAAACTCGGAGCCGAACGTTTTCGAGCTGCTGAGCTGTTATTCTCACCACATATTATTGGGTCGGAGTATAACGGTGTGCACCAGATCATCACCGACTCTATCAACCGAACCGACCTAGATCTGCGAAGCGGGCTGTACGAAAGCATTGTCCTCAGCGGCGGCTCGACCCTGACAAAAGGGTTTGGCAACCGTCTGCTTGCCGAGCTCAAACACATGGCATCCAAAAacaccaaaatcaaaatctaTGCCCCGCCCGAACGCAAATACAGCACCTGGATCGGCGGGTCCATCCTGGCCAGTCTCAGCACCTTCAAGAAAATGTGGGTCACGGCCGACGAGTGGCAGGAAAACCCCGACATCATCCACACAAAGTGTATGTAG
- the MSS4 gene encoding 1-phosphatidylinositol-4-phosphate 5-kinase (Phosphatidylinositol-4-phosphate 5-kinase; involved in actin cytoskeleton organization and cell morphogenesis; multicopy suppressor of stt4 mutation; GO_component: GO:0005634 - nucleus [Evidence IDA] [PMID 9624177]; GO_component: GO:0005886 - plasma membrane [Evidence IDA] [PMID 9624177]; GO_function: GO:0016308 - 1-phosphatidylinositol-4-phosphate 5-kinase activity [Evidence IEA]; GO_function: GO:0016308 - 1-phosphatidylinositol-4-phosphate 5-kinase activity [Evidence IDA] [PMID 9624177]; GO_function: GO:0016308 - 1-phosphatidylinositol-4-phosphate 5-kinase activity [Evidence IDA] [PMID 9624178]; GO_function: GO:0005524 - ATP binding [Evidence IEA]; GO_function: GO:0016301 - kinase activity [Evidence IEA]; GO_function: GO:0000166 - nucleotide binding [Evidence IEA]; GO_function: GO:0016307 - phosphatidylinositol phosphate kinase activity [Evidence IEA]; GO_function: GO:0016740 - transferase activity [Evidence IEA]; GO_process: GO:0031321 - ascospore-type prospore assembly [Evidence IGI] [PMID 19502581]; GO_process: GO:0046488 - phosphatidylinositol metabolic process [Evidence IEA]; GO_process: GO:0046854 - phosphatidylinositol phosphorylation [Evidence IDA] [PMID 9624177]; GO_process: GO:0046854 - phosphatidylinositol phosphorylation [Evidence IDA] [PMID 9624178]; GO_process: GO:0016310 - phosphorylation [Evidence IEA]) → MGAFFFSNGDYLPSNGTHKVPRRPVLSDVHCGVSVPKYGACAQLENRRPARRSAFAYHKVLILECSPDDSGVSVGSDETLNEPTIWKPIDIVSEQAYCEESSNTCSAPIDNDDDNSSEWSFEAGDEAAFTTRQIQTTWSEENTEATWSAPTTSWALSDCPIEIDENDSTPDSHGDVTLVESSLETPTSDLVESEEITPAKVDDETPCTIADAPVPVIEGSCSIDSLVAEIIAVADLFKGLSQLILSGGLLAELDSELPETAPLAPSKPIAQTPSDDLVIQVEEVDNSKTPLLLTRAKAKLTTLTGHAAPITKSTLMFNGVQSAVYATPLSSQEPLTMENKKYRLDGGAIIKAYSPIVYQNIRALCGIGYHEFLNSFVLQSDLTKTKSPGKSGSDFLFTPDGKYIIKTIKRKEHNVIANADFLADYYNHVKAYPSTQLPFYLGNYTLVADGKKTHFVIMKNLLQKETDLIYDLKGSSHDRRAGPRKDNRGRVVFKDLDWTDKHEAISMSQEDRDKLMVQVSKDVDFLKRHNIMDYSLLVGLQSDTRTCEQQPVIGMIDTLCPFSWRKRAETTVKGLMFGRSAVDVVHPAKYGARFLNFVQSAVVPGSGGSVSTRR, encoded by the coding sequence atgggtgcatttttcttttccaacGGTGATTATCTTCCTTCAAATGGAACCCACAAGGTCCCTCGTCGTCCTGTTTTGAGTGACGTCCATTGCGGTGTCTCTGTGCCCAAGTATGGTGCTTGTGCACAACTAGAGAACCGTCGTCCTGCTAGAcgttctgcttttgcttatcACAAGGTTTTGATCCTTGAATGTTCCCCCGATGACTCTGGTGTCTCGgttggatctgatgagACCCTCAATGAACCCACCATTTGGAAACccattgatattgtttctGAACAAGCTTATTGTGAAGAGTCGAGCAACACCTGCTCCGCTCccattgataatgatgatgacaactCCTCTGAGTGGTCTTTTGAGGCTGGAGACGAGGCTGCCTTTACCACCCGCCAAATTCAAACTACTTGGTCCGAAGAGAACACTGAAGCTACCTGGTCGGCCCCTACTACCTCTTGGGCTCTATCTGATTGCcctattgaaattgatgagaatgactcTACTCCTGACTCCCATGGCGATGTTACATTGGTTGAGTCATCTTTGGAAACCCCCACTAGCGATTTGGTTGAATCTGAGGAAATCACTCCTGCCAAGGTGGATGATGAAACCCCTTGCACTATTGCCGATGCCCCTGTCCCTGTCATCGAGGGCAGTTGTTCCATTGACAgccttgttgctgagattattgcCGTTGCAGACTTATTCAAGGGTTTGTCACAATTGATTCTTTCTGGTGGCCTTCTAGCTGAACTAGACTCCGAGCTTCCCGAGACAGCTCCATTGGCTCCATCTAAGCCCATTGCTCAAACTCCCTCTGACGATTTGGTCATTCAGGTTGAGGAAGTCGACAACTCCAAGACACCATTGCTGTTGACTAGAGCCAAGGCAAAGCTGACTACTCTTACAGGTCACGCTGCCCCTATTACGAAATCCACTCTCATGTTTAATGGAGTTCAATCTGCCGTCTATGCTACTCCCCTTAGTAGCCAAGAACCCCTCACTatggagaacaagaaatacagACTTGATGGAGGTGCCATTATTAAGGCCTATTCGCCTATTGTTTATCAGAACATCCGCGCCCTTTGTGGAATTGGCTATCATGAGTTTCTGAACTCGTTTGTTTTGCAGTCtgacttgaccaagactAAATCTCCTGGCAAATCTGGAtccgatttcttgtttacaCCTGATGGCAAGTACATTATTAAGACCATCAAACGCAAAGAGCACAACGTCATTGCTAATGCGGACTTTTTGGCCGACTACTACAATCATGTCAAGGCCTACCCTAGTACTCAGCTCCCTTTCTATCTTGGAAACTACAcccttgttgctgatggaaagaagactcaCTTTGTcattatgaagaatttgcttcaGAAGGAGACTGATCTGATTTACGATCTTAAGGGATCGAGCCATGACCGACGTGCTGGACCTAGAAAAGACAATCGTGGTCGTGTAGTGTTCAAGGACCTTGACTGGACTGACAAGCACGAGGCTATCTCCATGAGTCAAGAGGACCGAGATAAATTAATGGTTCAAGTCTCAAAGGATgtcgatttcttgaagcGACACAATATCATGGATTATTCATTGTTGGTAGGACTTCAGAGTGACACTCGTACTtgtgaacaacaacctgttattggtatgatTGATACCCTTTGCCCCTTTAGTTGGCGCAAGAGAGCGGAGACCACTGTCAAAGGACTGATGTTTGGCAGATCCGCTGTGGATGTTGTTCACCCTGCGAAGTATGGAGCGAGATTCCTTAATTTCGTTCAATCTGCCGTGGTCCCTGGATCTGGCGGGTCAGTGTCTACTCGTCGTTag
- the DID2 gene encoding Did2p (Class E protein of the vacuolar protein-sorting (Vps) pathway; binds Vps4p and directs it to dissociate ESCRT-III complexes; forms a functional and physical complex with Ist1p; human ortholog may be altered in breast tumors; GO_component: GO:0005737 - cytoplasm [Evidence IDA] [PMID 11029042]; GO_component: GO:0012505 - endomembrane system [Evidence IEA]; GO_component: GO:0005768 - endosome [Evidence IEA]; GO_component: GO:0010008 - endosome membrane [Evidence IEA]; GO_component: GO:0005770 - late endosome [Evidence IDA] [PMID 11029042]; GO_component: GO:0016020 - membrane [Evidence IEA]; GO_function: GO:0003674 - molecular_function [Evidence ND]; GO_process: GO:0045324 - late endosome to vacuole transport [Evidence IMP] [PMID 12194857]; GO_process: GO:0032511 - late endosome to vacuole transport via multivesicular body sorting pathway [Evidence IMP] [PMID 17130288]; GO_process: GO:0006623 - protein targeting to vacuole [Evidence IMP] [PMID 11029042]; GO_process: GO:0015031 - protein transport [Evidence IEA,IEA]; GO_process: GO:0006810 - transport [Evidence IEA]), translated as MRQVTGSMATVVHGMDKAMESMNTEKISLVMDKFESQFEDLDATAQYYENVASSANAVSTPQEDVDLLMQKIADEAGLELRQDLDSKETPQTTRVDAIEQVEDSLNERLKALRS; from the coding sequence ATGAGACAGGTGACAGGCAGCATGGCTACCGTAGTTCACGGCATGGATAAGGCCATGGAGAGCATGAATACAGAAAAGATTTCCTTAGTAATGGACAAGTTTGAGAGCCAATTTGAAGATCTCGATGCCACAGCTCAGTACTATGAGAATGTAGCGTCTAGTGCCAATGCAGTTTCCACGCCACAGGAAGATGTTGACCTCCTTATGCAGAAGATTGCTGACGAAGCTGGACTTGAGCTTCGCCAAGATCTCGATTCCAAGGAGACACCCCAGACCACTCGGGTTGATGCCATTGAACAAGTTGAAGACAGCTTGAATGAACGACTTAAAGCATTACGTTCTTAA